From a single Eretmochelys imbricata isolate rEreImb1 chromosome 13, rEreImb1.hap1, whole genome shotgun sequence genomic region:
- the LOC144273774 gene encoding WAP four-disulfide core domain protein 2-like encodes MVKSSSIVLLVGLLALWAELSSASGHNVTTLTMNNVHGLWSSGTLGPQPGPLPGTSVTLAFPVSEKEGVCPDTVVEAANCTEECQTDSDCEENLKCCQTGCGWSCQIPNVKPGSCPVVPGGIPLLGLCRNQCKVDSQCPGIMKCCMNGCRKQACVRPNV; translated from the exons ATGGTGAAGTCCAGCAGCATCGTCCTCCTCGTGGGGCTCTTGGCTCTCTGGGCCGAGCTGTCGTCTGCATCTGGCCACAACGTTACAA CTCTCACCATGAACAATGTCCATGGGCTCTGGTCCTCGGGGACTCTGGGCCCACAGCCTGGCCCTCTCCCTGGGACCAGCGTGACCCTGGCCTTTCCTGTTTCAGAGAAAGAGGGCGTGTGCCCAGACACAGTGGTGGAGGCGGCTAACTGCACGGAGGAATGCCAGACCGACAGCGACTGCGAGGAGAACCTCAAGTGCTGCCAGACaggctgcggctggtcctgtcagatCCCCAACG TGAAACCTGGCTCATGCCCAGTGGTGCCAGGTGGAATCCCCTTACTGGGTCTGTGCAGGAACCAATGCAAAGTGGACTCGCAGTGCCCAGGGATCATGAAGTGCTGCATGAACGGCTGTCGCAAACAGGCGTGTGTCCGCCCAAATGTTTAA